A window of Ignavibacteriales bacterium contains these coding sequences:
- a CDS encoding LysE family transporter — protein sequence MELTIFLKGIFIGFAMAVPVGPIGIMCIRKTLTEGRLRGLIIGLGAATADMFYGCVAAFGLTIISNTLVSQKIWIRLVGGALLFFLGVRTFRTHPADPNLPVKGSGIFRSYLTTVFLTLTNPMTIFSFIAVFAILGLGTGLGYFSASALVVGVFIGSSLWFLFLSSGVTLFRKKLDLIGLRWVNKIAGILIIISGVIAIVSLL from the coding sequence ATGGAACTTACTATTTTTCTTAAAGGAATCTTTATTGGTTTTGCGATGGCAGTACCGGTTGGACCAATTGGAATAATGTGTATCCGCAAGACACTTACCGAGGGACGATTACGCGGATTAATCATAGGTCTTGGAGCTGCTACAGCTGATATGTTTTACGGTTGTGTGGCTGCATTTGGACTTACAATTATTTCAAATACGCTTGTTAGTCAAAAAATCTGGATACGGCTGGTTGGAGGAGCTCTTCTCTTTTTCTTAGGGGTAAGAACATTTCGCACACATCCTGCTGATCCCAATCTTCCTGTTAAAGGCAGTGGAATTTTTAGATCATATCTCACTACTGTTTTTCTAACGCTCACTAATCCTATGACCATCTTTTCTTTTATAGCTGTGTTTGCAATTCTTGGTTTAGGAACCGGGCTCGGTTATTTTTCTGCATCAGCACTTGTTGTAGGAGTTTTTATTGGTTCAAGTTTATGGTTTCTATTTCTTAGTTCCGGCGTTACACTCTTTAGAAAAAAGCTTGACTTAATCGGGCTGCGGTGGGTAAACAAAATTGCCGGTATTTTAATTATTATCTCCGGTGTTATTGCAATTGTGAGTTTGTTATGA
- a CDS encoding chloride channel protein — translation MKPTRRHIKLYSRLLGKKILSYLKLRIEYKTFLIIASLCVGIFSGLAASILKNTVHFIQNETHTLFNNLGIQYLLPITPLIGILLSILIVKVMFDGKIVKGLSNIIYSIIRKKSDIPRRKILSHLLTSGITVGMGGSAGLEAPIVIIGASIGSNVAKELKLNYKTRTLLLACGSAAGISAIFNSPIAGVIFAFEVLLPEITVYSFIPLLIASASSAVLSKMLYSGQLFYLVTEGWHLYAIPFYILLGIICGFVSLYMIRTSHYIENVLNNYNKPIRKAIIGGLVLCTMILLLPPLFGEGYTTVINLLAGRQNELLDSSIYRIFNNKELALLVFIAIIILTKVVATALTIGSGGNGGIIAPSLFTGALTGFFLAQVVSYLGISELNRANFIVVGMAGILSGVIHAPLTGIFLIAEITGVYVLIVPLMIVVALSFFISKHFNQNSIYTTSLAEKGIQFRSKREYFFTQEIKLEDLIETDFITLNPNMTLRIIMEKLTHTRRNLFPVIDEKEQLVGIITLDEIREIILDKEAYDFILVGDIMSQYFDSIEINTEFIEVMEYFEEKNIWNLPVTDGGKYVGFLSKSNIFQRYSTLWTKQQNEGI, via the coding sequence TTGAAACCAACAAGAAGGCATATAAAACTTTATTCTCGACTGTTAGGTAAGAAAATTCTATCTTATCTAAAATTAAGAATTGAGTATAAAACATTTCTGATTATAGCTAGTCTTTGTGTTGGAATATTTTCTGGTTTAGCCGCATCGATTTTAAAAAACACTGTACATTTTATTCAAAATGAAACTCATACACTATTCAATAATCTTGGAATTCAATATTTACTCCCAATTACTCCTCTTATTGGTATATTATTATCAATTCTAATTGTAAAAGTTATGTTTGATGGAAAAATTGTTAAAGGACTTAGTAACATTATTTACTCAATAATAAGGAAAAAGTCTGATATTCCACGACGGAAGATCCTTTCGCATTTACTAACTAGCGGTATTACTGTTGGAATGGGTGGGTCAGCGGGGTTAGAAGCACCTATTGTTATTATTGGAGCTTCAATCGGTTCGAATGTTGCTAAGGAGCTAAAACTTAATTATAAAACGAGAACATTATTATTAGCTTGCGGTTCAGCAGCGGGCATCTCAGCAATTTTTAATAGTCCAATCGCTGGAGTTATTTTTGCCTTTGAAGTGTTATTACCAGAAATAACCGTCTATTCATTTATTCCTCTTCTAATTGCATCGGCATCATCTGCGGTTCTTTCAAAAATGCTTTATAGTGGACAGTTGTTTTACTTAGTTACAGAGGGTTGGCATTTATATGCGATACCTTTTTATATCTTATTAGGAATCATTTGTGGGTTTGTTTCATTGTATATGATTAGAACCTCTCATTATATAGAAAACGTTTTGAATAATTATAACAAGCCTATAAGAAAAGCTATAATTGGAGGATTGGTTCTTTGCACTATGATTTTATTATTACCACCTCTGTTTGGCGAAGGATATACAACAGTTATTAATTTGTTAGCCGGACGACAGAACGAACTATTAGATAGTAGCATTTATAGAATATTTAATAACAAGGAATTGGCGCTTCTAGTTTTTATTGCAATAATAATATTAACCAAAGTTGTTGCAACAGCACTCACAATTGGCTCAGGAGGAAATGGAGGGATAATTGCCCCTTCACTTTTTACTGGTGCATTGACCGGCTTCTTTCTCGCCCAAGTTGTTAGCTATTTAGGAATATCAGAACTAAATCGAGCTAATTTTATTGTTGTAGGAATGGCCGGTATTTTAAGTGGCGTGATTCATGCCCCGCTAACCGGGATATTTTTAATCGCAGAAATTACAGGTGTTTATGTACTTATAGTACCTTTAATGATAGTTGTAGCTTTATCTTTTTTTATTTCTAAACACTTTAACCAAAATTCTATTTATACAACCTCTCTTGCAGAAAAAGGGATTCAATTCCGATCTAAGAGAGAATATTTCTTTACTCAGGAAATAAAACTCGAGGATTTAATAGAGACTGATTTTATCACTCTTAATCCAAACATGACATTAAGAATAATCATGGAAAAATTAACACATACGAGAAGAAATTTATTCCCAGTTATAGATGAGAAGGAACAATTAGTTGGAATTATAACGCTAGATGAAATAAGGGAAATAATATTGGATAAAGAAGCTTACGATTTTATTCTAGTTGGAGATATAATGAGTCAATATTTTGATTCAATTGAAATTAACACCGAATTTATTGAAGTCATGGAATACTTTGAAGAAAAAAATATTTGGAATTTGCCAGTAACAGACGGAGGAAAATATGTAGGATTTCTTTCCAAATCTAATATTTTTCAAAGATATAGTACCTTATGGACTAAGCAACAAAACGAAGGAATATAA
- a CDS encoding DUF3943 domain-containing protein: MNEINRHSNLVADTNKISARDTIKTLSPDTMKYNMYGDLLNDDPIYTKKRHVWFPALQIIIQCGLLNLFDHYVMHFDWATVGFNSWNKTVLHSGFPWNNGWEWDNARFANDFLLHPYTGASYFNAARSGGYNFWESSLFVLGGSYFWKLFGENGGPEFKPAKNSIIATTLGGMVMGEGLYRLGSDVIDLRTTGVERVSRELLAFIISPGRSFSRLLSGKLFDHITEDVYQTEPLNITFSPGYHRVNEGTSIEKGSSSFNLNINLDYGNPFEKRSRKPFDYYKVLGSLDFGVGDKIAANITGYGILYGNNIQSGSLEALVGLFQHMDYFDNKTFELGTFAFGPGIIAKLPMSYNSSLYTNLHVSIVPFGALSNRFGPDTSQVRDFDYDSGALMTFESTYNIGGWVGLTFTAYYWWLHTIYGTAGNSYIGLIKPRIAFKLFNNVSIGFEHLVYYSDRYPRDFPSVHSVRTEQKVFVQVFIEEFKFKK, encoded by the coding sequence GTGAATGAGATTAATCGTCATTCCAATTTAGTCGCTGATACGAATAAAATATCAGCTCGCGACACTATTAAAACCTTATCCCCGGACACCATGAAGTACAATATGTATGGCGATTTGCTGAATGATGACCCAATCTATACCAAAAAGCGTCATGTATGGTTTCCTGCCTTACAAATTATCATCCAATGTGGGCTCTTAAATTTGTTCGATCATTATGTGATGCACTTCGATTGGGCTACAGTGGGATTCAATTCCTGGAATAAGACTGTCTTACACTCCGGTTTCCCGTGGAATAATGGATGGGAATGGGATAACGCAAGATTCGCCAATGACTTTTTACTGCACCCTTATACCGGCGCAAGCTATTTTAATGCGGCACGCTCGGGCGGATACAATTTTTGGGAGTCATCTTTATTTGTACTTGGTGGTTCTTATTTTTGGAAGCTTTTCGGAGAAAACGGAGGACCTGAGTTCAAACCGGCAAAGAATTCTATAATTGCTACAACTTTGGGTGGTATGGTTATGGGTGAAGGATTATACAGATTGGGGTCGGATGTTATCGATCTAAGAACTACAGGGGTAGAAAGAGTCAGTAGAGAACTCCTGGCTTTCATTATTAGTCCTGGCAGATCATTTAGCAGGCTTTTATCCGGGAAATTGTTTGATCATATCACAGAAGATGTTTATCAGACTGAACCGCTTAACATAACCTTTTCCCCTGGGTATCATAGAGTGAATGAAGGTACATCAATCGAAAAAGGATCTAGTAGCTTTAATTTAAATATTAATTTAGATTATGGAAATCCGTTTGAAAAAAGATCGCGGAAACCTTTTGATTATTACAAAGTCCTGGGGAGTTTAGATTTTGGAGTAGGAGATAAAATTGCCGCCAATATAACTGGGTATGGTATTTTATATGGAAATAATATTCAAAGCGGTAGTCTGGAAGCTTTAGTTGGGCTTTTTCAACACATGGATTATTTTGATAATAAAACTTTTGAATTGGGTACCTTTGCTTTTGGACCGGGAATAATTGCTAAACTCCCAATGAGCTATAATTCAAGTCTTTATACTAATCTTCATGTTAGTATAGTTCCTTTTGGCGCACTAAGCAACCGATTTGGTCCTGATACTTCACAGGTTAGGGATTTCGATTACGACAGTGGAGCTCTGATGACATTTGAAAGCACTTATAATATTGGAGGATGGGTAGGGCTTACATTTACAGCTTATTACTGGTGGTTACATACAATTTATGGAACTGCAGGAAATAGTTATATAGGATTAATCAAACCCAGAATTGCATTCAAGCTTTTTAACAATGTAAGCATTGGTTTTGAACATTTAGTTTACTACAGCGATAGATACCCGCGTGATTTTCCTAGTGTTCATTCCGTAAGAACCGAACAGAAAGTTTTTGTTCAAGTATTTATAGAAGAGTTCAAGTTCAAAAAATAA
- a CDS encoding DUF3943 domain-containing protein, which translates to MKKVYFLFSLFLVPIILQAQFKSAMGKKIFLNQNTWLSRPTGQAGQQMSMNEINRYSDSVADTNKTSIRDTTKTSIRDTIKTSNKTSTPDTMKYNMYGDLLNDNPLYNPKSSLLMVALRVTLSNVSTFLIDRYILNESFSRVGFNSWQHNIQTGWEWDQDRFGMNYFFHPFSGGMYFNAARANGYSYFGSVPFATFGSLEWEYFGETTLPSYNDLINTTVNGSFIGEILYRLGSNILDDQTTGANRFFRELAVGIMTPNRFFSRLLQGELSRLTTEEVYQKEPLNITLEAGYHKVNPGTKIENGGTTSFNINLNLDYGNPFEKRSRKPFDYFKVRSDLDFGVGRKIIDLISGYGILFGKNVQVGNLEMLIGLFQHMNYFDNKTFELGTMAFGPGIISKLPMSKSTSLYTNLHVDIVPFGALSNRFGPDVTEFRDYSYTGGAEAKIESAFNIGGWVSLSFIGYYWWFHTYVGVAGNSSVLLIKPSVSFKLFDNVSLGFEHLVYYSDRYPTNFASVHDVRTEQKIFLQIFIEEFKFKR; encoded by the coding sequence ATGAAAAAAGTATACTTTTTGTTTTCTTTGTTTTTAGTTCCAATAATTCTTCAGGCGCAGTTTAAATCTGCGATGGGGAAAAAAATATTCTTAAATCAAAACACATGGTTAAGCCGGCCTACCGGACAGGCAGGTCAGCAGATGTCAATGAATGAGATTAATCGTTATTCCGATTCAGTTGCTGATACGAATAAAACATCAATTCGCGATACTACGAAAACCTCAATTCGCGACACTATTAAAACCTCTAATAAAACTTCTACTCCGGACACAATGAAGTACAACATGTATGGTGATTTACTGAATGACAATCCGTTGTATAACCCGAAATCTTCTTTGTTGATGGTTGCCCTAAGAGTTACCTTGTCAAACGTTTCCACTTTTTTAATTGACAGGTATATCCTTAACGAAAGTTTTTCAAGAGTAGGATTTAATTCATGGCAACATAACATACAAACGGGATGGGAATGGGATCAAGACAGATTTGGTATGAATTATTTTTTCCATCCATTTTCCGGCGGAATGTATTTTAATGCTGCTCGTGCAAACGGTTATTCTTACTTCGGATCAGTGCCATTTGCAACTTTTGGCAGTTTAGAGTGGGAGTATTTTGGTGAAACCACACTACCCTCATATAACGATTTAATAAATACAACAGTTAACGGGTCATTTATTGGAGAAATATTATATCGATTGGGCTCAAATATTCTGGATGATCAAACAACCGGGGCAAATAGATTTTTCCGGGAACTAGCTGTTGGCATTATGACACCTAACCGGTTTTTTAGCAGGCTTTTGCAAGGAGAACTTTCCAGGTTAACAACGGAAGAAGTATATCAGAAAGAACCGCTTAACATAACATTAGAGGCAGGGTATCATAAGGTAAATCCTGGAACAAAAATCGAAAATGGTGGAACCACCAGCTTTAATATCAATCTTAATCTCGATTACGGAAACCCGTTTGAAAAAAGATCACGAAAACCTTTTGATTATTTCAAAGTTCGGAGTGATTTGGATTTTGGAGTGGGAAGGAAAATTATTGACCTTATATCCGGGTATGGAATTTTATTTGGTAAGAATGTTCAAGTTGGTAATTTGGAAATGTTAATTGGATTGTTTCAACACATGAATTATTTTGATAATAAAACTTTCGAATTAGGTACAATGGCTTTTGGGCCCGGAATAATTTCTAAGCTACCAATGAGCAAGAGTACCAGTCTTTATACTAATCTTCATGTTGATATTGTGCCTTTCGGCGCACTTAGCAATCGATTTGGGCCTGATGTTACAGAGTTTAGAGATTATAGCTATACTGGCGGAGCGGAAGCAAAGATTGAAAGTGCTTTCAATATCGGCGGTTGGGTAAGCCTTTCATTCATAGGTTATTACTGGTGGTTTCATACCTATGTCGGAGTTGCAGGAAATAGTTCCGTATTATTAATAAAGCCCAGTGTCTCATTCAAACTTTTTGACAATGTAAGCCTTGGATTTGAACATTTGGTTTACTACAGCGATAGATACCCGACTAATTTTGCAAGTGTACATGACGTAAGAACGGAACAGAAAATTTTTCTTCAAATATTTATAGAAGAGTTCAAATTTAAAAGATAA
- the bfr gene encoding bacterioferritin: MKGNKELLKVLNLLLADELTAINQYMVHSEMCENWGYSKLHMAIRKQAMDEMHHAEWLIERIIFFDASPTVSKLNTIKIGKTVSEMISNDDKDELDAVRSYNDAIKLAREVDDQGTVDLLTKILKMEEGHVDWAEIQRAQIEQMGMENYLTNQVEGLVS; encoded by the coding sequence ATGAAAGGGAATAAAGAATTACTTAAAGTTTTGAATTTGCTTCTGGCAGATGAACTCACTGCAATAAACCAGTACATGGTGCATTCTGAAATGTGCGAAAACTGGGGTTACAGTAAACTTCACATGGCTATCAGAAAACAGGCAATGGATGAAATGCACCATGCCGAGTGGCTTATCGAGCGAATTATTTTTTTTGATGCTTCGCCAACGGTATCTAAACTTAATACTATAAAAATTGGTAAGACTGTTTCAGAAATGATCAGTAACGACGATAAAGATGAACTTGATGCTGTGCGCTCTTATAATGACGCAATCAAACTCGCCCGTGAGGTTGATGATCAAGGCACTGTTGACCTGCTAACCAAGATACTTAAAATGGAAGAAGGCCACGTCGATTGGGCAGAAATACAACGTGCACAGATTGAACAAATGGGCATGGAAAATTATTTAACTAACCAAGTTGAAGGTCTGGTAAGTTGA
- a CDS encoding CsbD family protein — protein sequence MNSLIIKGNWNEAAGKLKQQFANLTDDDLLFKNGKEEELLGRLQNKLGKTKEELRKIISKL from the coding sequence ATGAATTCGCTGATAATTAAAGGAAACTGGAATGAAGCCGCAGGTAAACTCAAACAACAATTCGCAAACCTTACTGATGATGATTTACTTTTCAAAAATGGTAAAGAAGAAGAACTATTGGGAAGGTTGCAGAATAAACTCGGAAAAACTAAAGAAGAATTACGCAAAATAATTTCGAAATTATAG
- a CDS encoding phosphatase PAP2 family protein, with the protein MTKNSNNRFILIKFIIFSFALFGLVRPIYPQSSASDSSFHPYHVNYWATGGIIIGGLALEKIGVPWLSNKSTISIAELQNLNRNDITPIDRWVLNLDPSQKSKYDKLSTQLASLCPFLPVLTMLDRNIRQDWLDVLMMYLQTQAITNNFYLYSPFGATFQNRLRPVVYYNALGDSSDVRRDSNNRNSLYSGHVASAAAASFFTAKIFCDYHPELGWKKYLVYGAAAIPPLLMSYFRIGALMHFPTDVLVGLGVGAFFGILIPELHRLQDKNILLGVYSSSEATGIAVKWQPNFLK; encoded by the coding sequence ATGACAAAGAATTCAAATAATCGTTTCATTCTTATTAAATTCATCATCTTTTCATTTGCTCTTTTCGGTCTTGTGAGACCGATATATCCTCAATCTTCTGCAAGTGATTCTTCATTTCATCCCTACCATGTTAATTACTGGGCAACAGGTGGTATCATAATCGGAGGACTGGCGTTAGAAAAGATTGGAGTACCCTGGTTATCGAACAAATCTACCATATCAATTGCAGAATTACAGAATTTAAACAGAAATGATATTACCCCAATTGACCGTTGGGTTTTGAATCTTGACCCCTCGCAAAAAAGCAAATACGATAAACTTTCAACTCAATTGGCATCACTCTGCCCCTTTCTTCCGGTTTTAACTATGTTGGATCGCAATATCAGGCAAGACTGGTTAGACGTGCTGATGATGTATTTGCAAACCCAGGCAATTACAAATAATTTTTACCTTTATAGCCCATTCGGAGCCACTTTTCAGAATAGATTACGTCCTGTTGTCTATTACAATGCACTTGGTGACAGTAGTGACGTAAGAAGGGACAGCAACAACCGGAATTCACTTTATAGCGGGCATGTTGCATCTGCGGCAGCGGCTTCTTTTTTTACCGCAAAGATATTTTGTGATTACCATCCAGAACTGGGATGGAAGAAATATCTTGTATATGGTGCGGCGGCAATACCCCCACTTCTCATGTCATATTTTAGAATCGGGGCACTCATGCATTTTCCAACCGATGTATTAGTTGGTCTTGGAGTAGGAGCATTTTTCGGCATATTAATCCCAGAACTCCATCGTTTACAAGATAAGAACATTTTATTAGGGGTGTATTCTTCATCCGAAGCAACAGGAATAGCTGTAAAATGGCAGCCAAATTTTTTGAAATAG
- a CDS encoding divalent metal cation transporter, protein MNISTILSTRIKKYWHILGPGLITGASDDDPSGIATYSQAGAGFGFATLWTAIITFPLMAAVQEMCARIGMVTQEGLTATLKKKYPKSILYLMAVFSFPAITLNIGADIQGMGAVANLLIPQIPTFAFSIIFTGLLIFFIIKFPYQKLSAVLKWLCLSLLLYVVVPFLVHADWMDVMKSTFIPTIHFDKTFFAILVAILGTTISPYLFFWQATMEAEDIAHNRKKIIINKRILDNMKMDIDFGMLFSNLVMFFIILTTGAVLYKAGIRQIDTVGQAAKALEPLTGKLTYLLFAVGIIGTGFLAIPVLAGSLSYILAETFNWKEGLDKKFHEAKGFYITLIVSLIVGLSLEFLGISPIHALIYTAVLYGITAPVMIAIIIHICNNKKVMGEFTNKRWSNVLGLITLILMSAAAVALIYFQFK, encoded by the coding sequence ATGAATATATCTACAATACTTTCAACAAGAATTAAAAAATACTGGCACATACTTGGTCCCGGACTTATCACAGGCGCAAGCGATGATGATCCTTCGGGCATTGCAACCTATTCACAGGCAGGTGCCGGTTTTGGTTTTGCAACTCTTTGGACTGCAATTATCACTTTCCCTCTAATGGCTGCTGTGCAGGAGATGTGCGCACGAATCGGTATGGTAACTCAAGAAGGATTGACAGCAACACTAAAAAAGAAATATCCGAAAAGTATTTTATATCTAATGGCAGTGTTTAGTTTTCCCGCTATTACTCTTAATATAGGTGCAGACATTCAGGGAATGGGAGCTGTTGCCAATTTACTTATACCTCAAATTCCAACTTTTGCTTTCAGTATAATTTTTACGGGTTTACTTATTTTCTTTATTATCAAATTTCCATATCAAAAACTTTCTGCTGTATTAAAATGGCTTTGCCTTTCTTTATTACTATATGTCGTAGTTCCGTTCTTGGTGCATGCTGATTGGATGGATGTTATGAAAAGTACTTTTATTCCTACTATTCATTTTGACAAAACTTTCTTTGCGATACTTGTAGCCATTCTCGGAACCACTATTTCTCCCTATTTGTTTTTTTGGCAAGCCACTATGGAAGCCGAAGACATTGCACATAACCGTAAAAAAATCATAATCAATAAACGAATTTTAGACAACATGAAAATGGATATTGATTTCGGAATGTTATTTTCAAACCTTGTTATGTTTTTCATAATCCTTACTACGGGCGCTGTGTTGTATAAGGCGGGCATAAGACAAATTGATACGGTAGGACAAGCAGCAAAAGCATTAGAACCATTGACAGGTAAACTTACTTATTTACTTTTTGCTGTGGGTATAATCGGTACAGGATTTTTAGCAATACCTGTTTTAGCTGGCTCACTTTCCTATATTTTAGCCGAGACTTTTAATTGGAAGGAAGGGTTAGATAAAAAATTTCACGAAGCCAAAGGGTTTTACATCACGCTTATCGTGTCGCTCATTGTTGGATTGTCTCTGGAATTTCTCGGCATAAGCCCAATACATGCGCTTATTTACACTGCTGTTTTGTATGGCATAACTGCGCCGGTAATGATTGCCATAATAATACACATTTGTAACAACAAAAAAGTTATGGGTGAATTTACCAACAAGAGATGGTCAAATGTTCTCGGATTAATAACGTTAATACTGATGAGTGCGGCTGCAGTTGCATTGATTTATTTTCAGTTCAAGTAG
- a CDS encoding phosphatase PAP2 family protein, translating to MKKIYLSLLLIIICASSLFGQLKYTFPQFWSETGDFIKQPTKWDGGDWLKLGVVSAATFLIMQTIDQPIRNAVLKDGRYDTNGLPIPGSQKYYKSFPIEFGRMWGELYMPVILFGGFAIHSLIADDIGTRKIAYEIGQASLYAGAVTFLLKMAIGRSRPYTDRGTTSFHPFSSIFNQDDHSIPGGHTTAAMVLSTVLSRNAKAGWLKVLAYLPAALTFVSRIYQDQHWTSDDFFGAALGYFVATWVVDLHENNKSIVETSSAFPLSIRIAL from the coding sequence ATGAAGAAAATTTATTTATCACTTCTATTAATCATCATATGTGCATCTTCTCTCTTCGGACAACTAAAATATACTTTTCCTCAGTTCTGGAGTGAGACCGGTGACTTCATCAAGCAACCGACCAAGTGGGATGGAGGCGATTGGCTCAAATTAGGTGTTGTAAGTGCGGCAACATTTTTAATTATGCAAACTATAGATCAACCTATACGCAATGCAGTTTTAAAAGACGGAAGATATGATACGAATGGGTTACCGATACCAGGAAGCCAAAAATATTACAAAAGTTTTCCGATTGAATTCGGCAGAATGTGGGGAGAACTATATATGCCTGTAATCCTCTTTGGTGGATTTGCTATTCATTCATTGATAGCGGATGATATTGGGACCAGGAAAATTGCTTATGAGATCGGGCAGGCTTCTCTCTATGCCGGTGCAGTTACTTTTTTATTAAAAATGGCAATTGGAAGGTCGCGACCTTATACGGATAGAGGCACAACTTCATTTCACCCATTCTCTTCAATTTTTAACCAGGATGATCACTCAATTCCCGGCGGACATACTACTGCTGCCATGGTCTTATCAACAGTTCTTTCAAGAAATGCTAAAGCGGGTTGGTTAAAAGTATTGGCTTACTTACCTGCTGCGCTTACTTTTGTCTCTCGCATTTATCAAGATCAACATTGGACATCAGATGATTTTTTTGGTGCTGCACTCGGTTACTTTGTTGCAACATGGGTTGTTGATCTGCATGAGAATAATAAATCAATAGTAGAAACTTCTTCGGCGTTCCCGTTATCCATTAGGATTGCACTTTGA